Proteins encoded by one window of Triplophysa rosa linkage group LG19, Trosa_1v2, whole genome shotgun sequence:
- the slc35f2 gene encoding solute carrier family 35 member F2 isoform X1 → MDCDAGEVPSKCRRTLRRWRGFFCGPQNLSLKDVFTWQLFKTILMGQALSMLICGTAVTCQYLSEAGVATPMLQSFLNYVLLLLTYTLALAFRKGENNIFQILKKKWCKYLLMALTDVEANYTVVKAYQYTTLTSIQLLDCFVIPVLMVLSWIFLKTRYKPLHFIAVVVCMLGVGAMVGADLLAGRDQGSSSNVLLGDGLVLVSAALYAVSNLCQEYTVKNLTRVEFLGMMGFFGTLISGVQMAILEPKNITAIIWDWRICLLFVAYTLCMYGLYSFMPVVVKMTSATAVNLSLLTADLFSLFCGIFLFHFNFSGMYIVSFVVITLGFIMFNIVPTHTTDQSYGNDGAYHLASSADIQQNEDVIIEDLLQKDRVENQGGTGCKPCNGLCASK, encoded by the exons aTGGATTGTGACGCTGGAGAGGTCCCTTCCAAGTGTAGAAGAACCCTCAGACGCTGGAGGGGTTTCTTTTGTGGTCCACAAAACCTTTCATTGAAAGATGTGTTTACATG GCAGCTCTTCAAGACAATACTGATGGGTCAAGCCCTGTCCATGCTGATATGTGGGACGGCAGTAACGTGTCAATATTTGTCGGAAGCTGGGGTAGCGACACCAATGTTGCAAAGCTTTCTCAATTACGTCTTATTGCTGCTCACCTACACTTTGGCTTTGGCATTCAGGAAAG gggaaaacaatatttttcaaattctaaaaaaaaagtgGTGCAAGTATTTACTGATGGCTCTAACTGATGTGGAAGCAAACTACACCGTTGTAAAGGCATACCAGTACACTACCCTTACAAGTATACAG CTGCTGGACTGTTTTGTAATCCCTGTTCTGATGGTGCTCTCATGGATCTTCTTGAAGACCCGCTATAAACCACTACATTTCATTGCTGTGGTTGTGTGCATGCTTGGTGTTGGTGCAATGGTAGGAGCAGATCTGCTTGCAGGAAGAGATCAAGGCTCCA GTAGTAATGTTTTGCTGGGTGACGGATTAGTGCTAGTGAGTGCTGCTCTGTATGCTGTGTCTAATCTCTGTCAGgaatacacagtaaaaaaccTGACCAGGGTCGAGTTCTTGGGCATGATGGGCTTCTTTGGTACCTTGATCAGTGGTGTGCAGAT GGCTATTCTTGAACCTAAAAATATAACCGCCATCATCTGGGACTGGAGAATAT GTCTGCTCTTTGTGGCGTATACCCTGTGCATGTATGGGCTGTACAGTTTTATGCCTGTAGTTGTGAAGATGACAAGCGCCACAGCGGTAAACCTCTCACTGCTGACTGCGGACCTCTTCAGCCTCTTCTGTGGCATATTTCTGTTTCACTTCAAT TTCTCAGGCATGTACATTGTGTCTTTTGTGGTGATCACACTCGGTTTCATCATGTTCAACATTGTACCGACCCACACAACAGATCAGTCATATGGCAATGATGGGGCATACCATCTTGCTTCATCAGCGGAtattcaacaaaatgaagatgTTATTATAGAAGATTTGCTGCAGAAGGATAGAGTGGAGAATCAGGGTGGGACAGGGTGCAAACCTTGCAATGGACTATGTGCCTCCAAATAA
- the elmod1 gene encoding ELMO domain-containing protein 1 isoform X2, which translates to MKHFLRVLTQFLVFLYCKCLGQGLKFVIRKVTGRCELQRICYNNKPGARRTLKIEMSLKRSKHELLQSAVSVHPDSVEKTIDDIMSLKKINPDTNPQLGISLQACLLQIVGYRNLVVEVEKLRREPYDSENPAHEEMLMKLWKELRPDSPLSGRISKQWCEIGFQGNDPKTDFRGMGLLGLHNLLYFAEHDKATALQVLHDSLQPKHSEMSKAEWDKKKFDKAIGYSFAIVGINITDLAYSLLVNGALKTHLYNVAPEMPSLAHFQQTFCYLMQEFHRFWIEEDPCDIMEFNRVRTRFYKRILKQLKNPDMALCPHFTASDLHLVNL; encoded by the exons ATGAAGCATTTTCTAAG GGTGCTGACCCAGTTCTTGGTGTTCCTTTACTGTAAGTGCTTAGGGCAGGGTCTAAAATTTGTAATAAGGAAGGTGACAGGAAGATGTGAGCTTCAACGCATCTGTTACAATAACAAACCTGGTGCTCGAAGGACGCTCAAGATCG AAATGTCACTCAAACGTTCTAAACATGAG CTTTTGCAGTCTGCCGTTAGTGTCCATCCGGATTCTGTGGAAAAGACCATTGATGATATAATGTCCCTGAAAAAAATCAACCCAGACACCAACCCACA GCTTGGCATCTCTCTCCAGGCTTGTCTGCTCCAGATTGTGGGTTACCGAAACCTGGTTGTGGAAGTGGAGAAACTACGTAGAGAACCGTATGATAGTGAAAACCCAGCACACGAGGAGATGCTCATGAAG CTGTGGAAGGAACTGCGTCCTGATTCTCCTCTCTCTGGACGCATCTCAAAGCAATGGTGTGAGATCGGTTTCCAAGGAAACGACCCCAAGACTGATTTCAGGGGCATGGGTCTTCTGGGCTTACACAACCTACT GTATTTTGCAGAGCATGATAAAGCCACTGCTCTCCAAGTTCTTCATGACTCCTTGCAGCCCAAACACAG CGAGATGAGCAAAGCGGAGTGGGATAAGAAGAAATTCGACAAAGCGATTGG ATACTCTTTCGCCATAGTTGGCATCAACATCACGGATCTGGCATATTCCCTGCTGGTGAACGGAGCGCTGAAGACTCATCTGTACAACGTCGCGCCGGAGATGCCAAGTCTGGCGCACTTTCAGCAGACCTTCT GTTATCTGATGCAGGAGTTCCACAGGTTCTGGATCGAGGAGGATCCATGTGACATCATGGAGTTCAACCGCGTACGCACCAGGTTCTACAAGCGCATCCTGAAGCAGCTGAAGAACCCTGACATGGCGCTGTGTCCTCATTTCACTGCCTCTGACCTTCACCTGGTCAACCTGTAG
- the slc35f2 gene encoding solute carrier family 35 member F2 isoform X2, whose protein sequence is MLFKTILMGQALSMLICGTAVTCQYLSEAGVATPMLQSFLNYVLLLLTYTLALAFRKGENNIFQILKKKWCKYLLMALTDVEANYTVVKAYQYTTLTSIQLLDCFVIPVLMVLSWIFLKTRYKPLHFIAVVVCMLGVGAMVGADLLAGRDQGSSSNVLLGDGLVLVSAALYAVSNLCQEYTVKNLTRVEFLGMMGFFGTLISGVQMAILEPKNITAIIWDWRICLLFVAYTLCMYGLYSFMPVVVKMTSATAVNLSLLTADLFSLFCGIFLFHFNFSGMYIVSFVVITLGFIMFNIVPTHTTDQSYGNDGAYHLASSADIQQNEDVIIEDLLQKDRVENQGGTGCKPCNGLCASK, encoded by the exons ATG CTCTTCAAGACAATACTGATGGGTCAAGCCCTGTCCATGCTGATATGTGGGACGGCAGTAACGTGTCAATATTTGTCGGAAGCTGGGGTAGCGACACCAATGTTGCAAAGCTTTCTCAATTACGTCTTATTGCTGCTCACCTACACTTTGGCTTTGGCATTCAGGAAAG gggaaaacaatatttttcaaattctaaaaaaaaagtgGTGCAAGTATTTACTGATGGCTCTAACTGATGTGGAAGCAAACTACACCGTTGTAAAGGCATACCAGTACACTACCCTTACAAGTATACAG CTGCTGGACTGTTTTGTAATCCCTGTTCTGATGGTGCTCTCATGGATCTTCTTGAAGACCCGCTATAAACCACTACATTTCATTGCTGTGGTTGTGTGCATGCTTGGTGTTGGTGCAATGGTAGGAGCAGATCTGCTTGCAGGAAGAGATCAAGGCTCCA GTAGTAATGTTTTGCTGGGTGACGGATTAGTGCTAGTGAGTGCTGCTCTGTATGCTGTGTCTAATCTCTGTCAGgaatacacagtaaaaaaccTGACCAGGGTCGAGTTCTTGGGCATGATGGGCTTCTTTGGTACCTTGATCAGTGGTGTGCAGAT GGCTATTCTTGAACCTAAAAATATAACCGCCATCATCTGGGACTGGAGAATAT GTCTGCTCTTTGTGGCGTATACCCTGTGCATGTATGGGCTGTACAGTTTTATGCCTGTAGTTGTGAAGATGACAAGCGCCACAGCGGTAAACCTCTCACTGCTGACTGCGGACCTCTTCAGCCTCTTCTGTGGCATATTTCTGTTTCACTTCAAT TTCTCAGGCATGTACATTGTGTCTTTTGTGGTGATCACACTCGGTTTCATCATGTTCAACATTGTACCGACCCACACAACAGATCAGTCATATGGCAATGATGGGGCATACCATCTTGCTTCATCAGCGGAtattcaacaaaatgaagatgTTATTATAGAAGATTTGCTGCAGAAGGATAGAGTGGAGAATCAGGGTGGGACAGGGTGCAAACCTTGCAATGGACTATGTGCCTCCAAATAA
- the elmod1 gene encoding ELMO domain-containing protein 1 isoform X1, with protein sequence MKHFLRVLTQFLVFLYCKCLGQGLKFVIRKVTGRCELQRICYNNKPGARRTLKIEMSLKRSKHELLQSAVSVHPDSVEKTIDDIMSLKKINPDTNPQLGISLQACLLQIVGYRNLVVEVEKLRREPYDSENPAHEEMLMKLWKELRPDSPLSGRISKQWCEIGFQGNDPKTDFRGMGLLGLHNLLYFAEHDKATALQVLHDSLQPKHRNGSIEEASEMSKAEWDKKKFDKAIGYSFAIVGINITDLAYSLLVNGALKTHLYNVAPEMPSLAHFQQTFCYLMQEFHRFWIEEDPCDIMEFNRVRTRFYKRILKQLKNPDMALCPHFTASDLHLVNL encoded by the exons ATGAAGCATTTTCTAAG GGTGCTGACCCAGTTCTTGGTGTTCCTTTACTGTAAGTGCTTAGGGCAGGGTCTAAAATTTGTAATAAGGAAGGTGACAGGAAGATGTGAGCTTCAACGCATCTGTTACAATAACAAACCTGGTGCTCGAAGGACGCTCAAGATCG AAATGTCACTCAAACGTTCTAAACATGAG CTTTTGCAGTCTGCCGTTAGTGTCCATCCGGATTCTGTGGAAAAGACCATTGATGATATAATGTCCCTGAAAAAAATCAACCCAGACACCAACCCACA GCTTGGCATCTCTCTCCAGGCTTGTCTGCTCCAGATTGTGGGTTACCGAAACCTGGTTGTGGAAGTGGAGAAACTACGTAGAGAACCGTATGATAGTGAAAACCCAGCACACGAGGAGATGCTCATGAAG CTGTGGAAGGAACTGCGTCCTGATTCTCCTCTCTCTGGACGCATCTCAAAGCAATGGTGTGAGATCGGTTTCCAAGGAAACGACCCCAAGACTGATTTCAGGGGCATGGGTCTTCTGGGCTTACACAACCTACT GTATTTTGCAGAGCATGATAAAGCCACTGCTCTCCAAGTTCTTCATGACTCCTTGCAGCCCAAACACAG GAACGGTTCCATAGAGGAAGCCAG CGAGATGAGCAAAGCGGAGTGGGATAAGAAGAAATTCGACAAAGCGATTGG ATACTCTTTCGCCATAGTTGGCATCAACATCACGGATCTGGCATATTCCCTGCTGGTGAACGGAGCGCTGAAGACTCATCTGTACAACGTCGCGCCGGAGATGCCAAGTCTGGCGCACTTTCAGCAGACCTTCT GTTATCTGATGCAGGAGTTCCACAGGTTCTGGATCGAGGAGGATCCATGTGACATCATGGAGTTCAACCGCGTACGCACCAGGTTCTACAAGCGCATCCTGAAGCAGCTGAAGAACCCTGACATGGCGCTGTGTCCTCATTTCACTGCCTCTGACCTTCACCTGGTCAACCTGTAG